One segment of Metopolophium dirhodum isolate CAU unplaced genomic scaffold, ASM1992520v1 scaffold45, whole genome shotgun sequence DNA contains the following:
- the LOC132953469 gene encoding histone H2B-like, with the protein MAPGGKSAGKAMKKSSGKAQKNIAKSDKKRKPKRKESYAIYIYKVLKQVHPDTGVSSKAMSIMNSFVNDLFERIAAESSRLAHYNKRSTITSREIQTAVRLLLPGELAKHAVSEGTKAVTKYTSSK; encoded by the coding sequence ATGGCTCCAGGAGGAAAATCGGCGGGCAAAGCAATGAAGAAGTCGTCCGGCAAGGCACAAAAGAACATCGCCAAGTCCGACAAGAAGCGCAAGCCCAAGAGGAAAGAATCGTACGCAATCTACATCTACAAAGTGTTGAAACAAGTACATCCCGACACCGGAGTCTCGTCCAAAGCCATGAGCATCATGAACAGCTTCGTCAACGACCTGTTCGAGCGCATCGCCGCCGAATCCAGTCGTCTGGCCCACTACAACAAACGTTCGACCATTACCAGCCGGGAAATCCAAACTGCCGTCCGACTCTTGTTGCCCGGTGAATTGGCCAAGCACGCCGTCAGTGAAGGAACCAAGGCTGTGACCAAGTACACCAGCTCCAAATAA